The following are encoded in a window of Candidatus Fluviicola riflensis genomic DNA:
- a CDS encoding 3-hydroxyanthranilate 3,4-dioxygenase, which yields MMAPFNLQQWIDENRDLLKPPIGNKNLYKEAGDFIVMIVGGPNARKDYHYNESEELFYQLEGDIMVRIQHEGKPKEIHIKEGDMFLLPANIPHSPIRGENTVGLVIERVRKGTDLSDGLFWFCEKCNTELAHYRFPLENIEHDFISRFREFYASEEMRTCKNCGNVMEVDERFV from the coding sequence ATGATGGCTCCGTTTAATTTACAGCAATGGATCGACGAAAACCGCGATTTATTAAAACCACCAATCGGGAATAAAAACTTGTACAAAGAGGCAGGTGATTTCATTGTTATGATCGTTGGCGGGCCAAATGCACGTAAGGATTATCATTACAATGAAAGCGAAGAGTTGTTCTATCAGCTCGAAGGTGATATTATGGTTCGCATTCAACATGAAGGAAAACCAAAAGAAATTCATATCAAAGAAGGTGATATGTTTTTGTTGCCGGCCAATATTCCACATTCACCGATTCGTGGAGAAAACACGGTTGGACTCGTAATCGAACGCGTGCGAAAAGGAACCGATCTGAGCGACGGGTTGTTTTGGTTTTGCGAAAAATGCAATACCGAATTGGCGCATTATCGCTTTCCACTGGAAAACATCGAGCACGATTTCATTTCCCGCTTCCGGGAATTTTACGCTTCCGAAGAAATGCGTACCTGCAAAAATTGCGGGAATGTTATGGAGGTCGACGAACGGTTTGTTTAA
- the purE gene encoding 5-(carboxyamino)imidazole ribonucleotide mutase, producing the protein MVGIIMGSTSDLPIMQEAANFLKEFGIAYELTIVSAHRTPERMFEYARSAADRGLKVIIAGAGGAAHLPGMTASLTPLPVIGVPIKSSNSIDGWDSLLSIVQMPNGIPVATVAINGAKNAGILAAKILGTSDPVLLKKLSDYMETMKETVLEGARKVESQS; encoded by the coding sequence ATGGTAGGAATCATTATGGGCAGCACTTCGGATCTGCCAATTATGCAGGAAGCAGCTAATTTTCTCAAGGAATTCGGGATTGCTTACGAATTGACAATCGTCTCTGCTCACCGAACACCTGAGCGCATGTTTGAGTACGCACGCTCTGCAGCCGACCGTGGATTAAAAGTGATTATCGCCGGAGCCGGCGGAGCTGCACATTTACCAGGTATGACAGCTTCACTTACACCACTTCCCGTTATAGGAGTGCCGATCAAATCAAGCAATTCCATTGACGGATGGGACAGTTTATTGTCGATCGTTCAAATGCCGAATGGAATTCCGGTAGCAACCGTTGCCATTAACGGAGCGAAAAACGCTGGAATTCTGGCTGCCAAAATACTAGGAACCTCAGATCCTGTTTTACTTAAAAAATTGAGTGATTACATGGAAACAATGAAAGAAACGGTGTTGGAAGGCGCCCGAAAAGTCGAGTCTCAATCGTAA
- a CDS encoding amidophosphoribosyltransferase, with protein MSDAIKHECGIALIRLKQPLQYYLDKYGTAFYGINKLHLLMEKQHNRGQDGAGVANIKLDMEPGERYISRYRSIDSKPIQDIFDYINSRFVQIGEEAPEKLKDVHYLKKNAGFTGELFLGHLRYGTFGRNSIESCHPFLRQNNWITRNLVVAGNFNLTNVDELFDVLLEIGQHPKEKSDTVTVLEKIGHFLDVENDELFDQFNKLGYNNQEIYKRIAERINVEQILKRASIDWDGGYAMAGLFGHGDAFVLRDPNGIRPAFWYEDDEVCVVASERPVIQTAFNLKREQIKELTPGHALIIKKNGSVSEVEINAPKAEKKCSFERIYFSRGNDYDIYEERKNLGRYVVPIVLKTIDYDLDNSVFSFIPNTAESSFYGMIKGLEDHLNERKFNDILALDHKPTREELEKIIYQRARIEKIAIKDAKLRTFITQDEARDDLVAHVYDITYGSVVRGKDNLVVIDDSIVRGTTLKQSILRILDRLEPKRIIVVSSAPQIRYPDCYGIDMAKMGDFIAFEATIALLKESGRGHIIDEVYKKSKAQENLPKEQIVNYVKEIYAPFTDAEVSAKIAQMLTPENIKAQVDIVYQSVENLHAACPGHLGDWYFTGDYPTPGGNKVVNKAFINFVEGKNERAY; from the coding sequence ATGAGCGATGCAATTAAACACGAGTGCGGAATTGCACTTATCCGTTTAAAACAACCACTTCAATATTATCTCGACAAGTACGGGACGGCTTTTTACGGCATAAACAAGCTGCACCTGCTCATGGAAAAACAGCACAATCGCGGACAGGACGGTGCCGGAGTAGCCAATATCAAACTGGACATGGAGCCGGGCGAACGCTACATCTCGCGTTACCGGAGCATCGATTCAAAACCCATTCAGGATATCTTCGATTATATTAATTCGCGTTTTGTACAGATCGGTGAAGAAGCTCCCGAAAAACTCAAAGATGTTCATTACCTCAAAAAAAATGCGGGCTTTACCGGCGAATTGTTTTTAGGCCATTTGCGCTACGGAACATTCGGACGAAATAGTATCGAAAGTTGTCACCCGTTTTTGCGTCAGAATAACTGGATTACCCGAAATTTGGTGGTTGCCGGAAACTTCAACCTGACCAATGTTGATGAGTTGTTCGATGTATTACTTGAAATAGGCCAGCACCCGAAAGAAAAATCGGATACAGTAACGGTTTTAGAGAAAATCGGGCACTTTCTGGATGTAGAAAACGACGAATTGTTTGATCAGTTCAACAAGTTGGGTTACAACAACCAGGAAATTTACAAGCGGATCGCTGAGCGAATCAACGTGGAGCAAATTCTGAAACGCGCATCGATTGATTGGGATGGTGGTTATGCCATGGCAGGATTGTTTGGTCACGGGGATGCATTTGTGTTGCGCGATCCGAACGGAATCAGGCCGGCATTCTGGTACGAAGATGATGAAGTATGTGTAGTTGCTTCAGAACGTCCGGTTATTCAAACGGCTTTCAACCTGAAACGCGAACAAATCAAGGAATTAACGCCTGGTCATGCCCTGATCATCAAAAAAAACGGTAGCGTTTCCGAAGTGGAAATCAACGCCCCGAAAGCAGAAAAAAAATGCTCATTCGAGCGGATTTATTTTTCCCGTGGAAACGATTACGATATTTACGAAGAGCGCAAAAATCTCGGTCGTTATGTAGTGCCAATCGTACTCAAAACCATCGATTACGATTTGGATAATTCGGTTTTCTCTTTTATTCCCAACACGGCTGAAAGTTCGTTTTACGGAATGATCAAAGGATTGGAGGATCACCTGAACGAGCGTAAATTCAATGATATCCTGGCCCTCGACCACAAACCGACACGCGAGGAATTGGAGAAAATCATTTACCAGCGCGCCCGCATCGAAAAGATCGCCATTAAAGACGCTAAACTACGCACGTTTATTACGCAGGATGAAGCACGCGATGATTTGGTGGCGCATGTTTACGACATTACCTACGGATCGGTGGTTCGTGGAAAAGATAACCTGGTAGTAATCGACGACAGTATTGTTCGCGGAACCACACTGAAACAATCTATTCTACGTATTCTGGACCGTTTGGAACCGAAACGCATCATTGTGGTTTCTTCCGCACCTCAAATACGTTACCCCGATTGCTACGGAATTGATATGGCTAAAATGGGCGATTTTATTGCCTTTGAAGCTACGATTGCACTTCTGAAAGAATCAGGACGCGGACACATTATCGATGAAGTATACAAAAAATCAAAAGCGCAGGAAAATCTTCCGAAAGAGCAGATTGTCAATTATGTAAAAGAGATTTACGCACCGTTTACTGATGCCGAGGTTTCAGCCAAGATCGCACAAATGCTTACACCTGAAAACATTAAGGCACAGGTGGATATTGTATACCAATCGGTAGAAAATTTGCACGCAGCATGTCCGGGACATCTCGGAGATTGGTATTTTACAGGCGATTATCCTACTCCTGGTGGAAACAAGGTAGTCAACAAAGCGTTCATTAACTTTGTAGAAGGGAAGAACGAACGCGCTTATTAA
- a CDS encoding RNA-binding protein produces the protein MEEITFTIEGPYIELLALLKATSIAQTGGHAKFIVEDGDVVRNGEVEERKRAKLVPGDILEIGGEIRIFLK, from the coding sequence ATGGAAGAAATCACATTTACCATCGAAGGCCCTTACATTGAGTTGCTGGCCCTGTTAAAGGCGACAAGCATCGCTCAAACAGGCGGACACGCGAAGTTTATCGTTGAAGACGGTGACGTTGTGCGCAACGGCGAGGTAGAAGAACGTAAACGGGCAAAGCTTGTTCCGGGTGATATTCTCGAAATAGGCGGAGAAATCCGGATTTTCCTGAAATGA
- a CDS encoding peptidase dimerization domain protein, producing MKGTASIIAGNKEKFLNELFDLLRIPSISADSAYKDDVLRGAEKVAEFLRNAGADKVEICETAGHPIVYGEKIIDAALPTILVYGHYDVQPADPLELWTTPPFEPVIRNTAIHPEGAIFARGACDDKGQFFMHLKAFDAMMQAGELPCNVKFMIEGEEEVGSVHLGIFIKENKERLKADIILVSDTGMLSNDTPSITTGLRGLSYVEVEVTGPNRDLHSGLYGGCVANPINILAKMIASLHDENNHITIPGFYADVVELSLEERSEMAKAPYSADDYKAALDIAAEYGEKGYTTPERGSIRPTLDVNGIWGGYTGEGAKTVIASKAYAKISMRLVPNQQPDEITRLFSDHFKAIAPEGVRVVVNPHHGGEPVVTPIDSIGYLSASKAYEHTFGKKPIPVRSGGSIPIIALFEQELGLKTVMMGFGLDSDAIHSPNEHYGLFNFYKGIETIPYFFHYFTEAMKS from the coding sequence ATGAAAGGTACTGCATCCATTATCGCCGGCAACAAGGAAAAATTTCTGAATGAATTGTTTGATTTGCTGCGCATTCCATCTATTTCTGCCGACAGCGCTTACAAAGACGACGTGTTGCGGGGGGCCGAAAAGGTAGCTGAGTTTCTCCGCAATGCAGGAGCCGATAAGGTTGAAATCTGTGAAACGGCCGGACATCCGATTGTTTACGGTGAAAAAATCATTGACGCAGCACTGCCAACTATTTTGGTCTACGGACATTACGACGTGCAACCTGCAGATCCGCTTGAACTTTGGACAACGCCGCCGTTTGAGCCTGTGATCCGAAATACGGCTATTCATCCGGAAGGCGCCATTTTTGCACGAGGTGCCTGCGACGATAAAGGGCAGTTTTTCATGCATTTGAAAGCCTTTGATGCCATGATGCAGGCCGGTGAATTGCCGTGTAATGTGAAATTTATGATCGAAGGTGAAGAAGAGGTTGGCAGCGTGCATTTGGGCATTTTCATCAAAGAAAACAAAGAACGACTGAAAGCTGATATCATCCTGGTTTCAGACACTGGAATGCTCTCTAACGATACGCCTTCAATCACAACCGGATTGCGTGGATTGAGTTATGTAGAAGTGGAAGTTACAGGACCGAACCGTGATTTACATTCCGGTTTGTACGGTGGCTGTGTTGCCAATCCGATCAATATCCTGGCGAAAATGATCGCCTCGCTGCACGATGAAAATAATCACATTACCATTCCTGGCTTTTATGCTGATGTGGTTGAACTAAGCCTCGAAGAACGCTCCGAAATGGCCAAAGCACCTTATAGTGCCGACGATTACAAAGCAGCTTTGGATATTGCCGCTGAGTACGGTGAAAAAGGATATACAACGCCTGAAAGAGGTTCGATTCGTCCGACACTGGATGTAAACGGAATCTGGGGCGGATACACAGGCGAAGGCGCTAAAACCGTGATCGCTTCCAAAGCGTACGCGAAGATTTCGATGCGTTTGGTGCCTAATCAGCAACCGGATGAAATTACACGTTTGTTCTCCGATCATTTTAAAGCCATTGCACCTGAAGGAGTGAGAGTTGTAGTGAATCCTCACCATGGCGGGGAACCTGTGGTAACACCAATCGATTCGATTGGGTATTTGTCGGCAAGTAAGGCTTACGAGCATACGTTTGGCAAAAAACCGATTCCGGTTCGCAGCGGAGGAAGTATTCCGATCATCGCTTTGTTTGAGCAGGAATTGGGCTTAAAGACAGTGATGATGGGCTTTGGTTTAGATTCGGATGCGATTCATTCGCCGAACGAACACTACGGATTGTTTAATTTTTACAAGGGAATTGAAACCATTCCGTATTTCTTTCATTATTTCACTGAAGCAATGAAATCATAA
- a CDS encoding tRNA (N(6)-L-threonylcarbamoyladenosine(37)-C(2))-methylthiotransferase MtaB, producing MQQYKKVAFYTLGCKLNFSETSTISRLFENAGFAKVDFEETPDILVINTCSVTENADKKCRQLVRRATKINPEVYVAVIGCYAQLKPEEISRIPGVSLVLGANEKFNIVEHLEERDAQASAATVKYDHIKQTNTFIPSHSMGDRTRSFLKVQDGCDYFCTFCTIPLARGKSRNASVAETLLEAEKIAQTAVKEVVLTGVNIGDFGQGGDENFFQLVKELDVVQGIERFRISSIEPNLLTDEIISFTLSEAERFVPHFHIPLQSGSNRLLKAMRRKYLRELYAERVAAIKALRPDCCIGVDVIVGFPGETDEEFLETMDFLKDIDISYLHVFTYSERANTTAIKLGDPVPQAIRKQRSQQLHILSEKKKRAFYEQNIGTQRTVLFEAEEENGMMLGFTENYVKVKVPFDASLVNTLQPITLTEIDRDGVMKCELLVTA from the coding sequence ATGCAGCAGTACAAAAAAGTAGCGTTTTATACCCTCGGATGTAAGTTAAATTTCTCTGAAACTTCTACTATTTCACGCTTGTTTGAAAACGCCGGTTTTGCGAAAGTCGATTTCGAGGAAACGCCTGATATACTGGTGATCAACACCTGTTCGGTGACCGAAAATGCCGATAAAAAATGTCGTCAGCTAGTGCGCCGGGCTACTAAGATCAATCCGGAAGTTTATGTGGCCGTAATTGGTTGCTACGCGCAACTGAAACCTGAGGAAATTTCACGAATTCCGGGAGTTTCGCTGGTATTGGGGGCCAATGAAAAGTTCAACATTGTGGAGCATCTGGAGGAGCGCGATGCGCAGGCTTCTGCTGCAACGGTGAAATACGATCACATCAAACAAACCAACACGTTTATTCCTTCGCATTCAATGGGCGACCGCACACGTTCGTTCCTGAAAGTACAAGACGGCTGCGATTATTTTTGTACGTTTTGTACCATCCCGCTGGCGCGTGGGAAAAGCAGAAATGCTTCGGTTGCCGAGACATTACTTGAGGCTGAAAAAATTGCTCAAACTGCCGTGAAAGAAGTCGTACTCACCGGTGTGAACATCGGCGATTTTGGCCAGGGCGGCGACGAAAATTTCTTTCAATTGGTGAAAGAATTAGATGTTGTTCAGGGCATTGAGCGTTTCCGGATTTCTTCCATCGAACCCAATTTATTGACAGACGAAATCATTTCCTTTACGCTTTCCGAAGCCGAACGATTTGTTCCTCATTTTCATATTCCGTTGCAATCGGGAAGCAATCGTTTGCTGAAAGCCATGCGCCGCAAGTATCTGCGAGAATTGTATGCCGAACGTGTTGCAGCAATTAAAGCACTTCGTCCTGATTGCTGCATAGGCGTTGATGTGATTGTTGGTTTTCCGGGAGAAACGGATGAAGAATTCCTGGAAACAATGGATTTTTTGAAGGACATCGATATTTCCTACCTGCACGTTTTTACGTATTCGGAACGCGCAAATACAACCGCTATCAAATTGGGAGATCCTGTTCCGCAGGCAATCCGAAAACAACGCAGCCAGCAATTACACATTCTTTCGGAGAAAAAGAAACGCGCATTTTATGAACAAAACATCGGTACACAGCGAACTGTTTTGTTTGAGGCAGAAGAAGAAAATGGTATGATGCTTGGCTTTACGGAAAATTACGTCAAAGTAAAAGTACCGTTTGATGCTTCGCTGGTAAATACGCTGCAACCAATTACATTGACCGAAATTGACCGCGATGGCGTCATGAAATGTGAACTGTTGGTGACTGCCTAA
- a CDS encoding short-chain dehydrogenase: MNMNLTNKTALVCGSTQGIGKAVAMELANLGATIVLVARNEEKLKAVAQELPCNQNQKHRYLAADFTDINALKSILAAFVDTGNKVDILVNNTGGPKGGPILDADISEFIDTFNQHLVCNHLLVQALVPGMKELGGGRIINIISTSVKQPLPNLGVSNTIRGAVGNWSKTLATELGKFNITVNNVLPGATNTIRLQSIAEAKSGKTGESVADIFDEMAHESPMNRIAQPEEVAAAVAFLASPAASYINGINIPVDGGRTKSL, translated from the coding sequence GTGAATATGAATCTGACAAATAAAACGGCCCTTGTATGCGGGAGCACACAGGGAATTGGTAAAGCAGTTGCCATGGAGCTGGCCAACCTTGGAGCAACTATTGTATTGGTGGCGCGTAATGAAGAGAAACTCAAAGCTGTTGCGCAGGAACTTCCGTGTAATCAGAATCAAAAACATCGGTATCTGGCCGCGGATTTTACAGATATAAATGCTCTAAAAAGTATTCTTGCAGCATTTGTCGATACCGGGAATAAAGTAGATATTCTGGTAAACAATACTGGTGGTCCGAAAGGTGGTCCTATCTTGGATGCCGATATTTCTGAATTCATTGATACATTTAATCAGCACCTTGTTTGTAACCACCTGCTGGTTCAGGCCCTTGTGCCAGGTATGAAAGAACTTGGCGGAGGAAGGATCATCAATATTATTTCGACCAGCGTGAAACAACCACTTCCGAATCTGGGAGTTTCCAATACTATTCGTGGTGCCGTAGGAAACTGGAGTAAAACACTGGCTACCGAATTAGGGAAATTTAATATTACCGTTAATAACGTATTGCCGGGTGCTACCAATACCATTCGTTTGCAAAGTATAGCCGAAGCAAAATCAGGGAAAACGGGCGAATCTGTAGCCGATATTTTTGATGAAATGGCACATGAGTCTCCGATGAACCGTATTGCTCAACCCGAAGAAGTGGCCGCCGCTGTAGCGTTCCTTGCTTCTCCTGCAGCAAGTTATATCAACGGAATCAATATTCCAGTTGACGGGGGAAGAACAAAATCATTGTAA
- a CDS encoding cytidine deaminase: protein MKHTLTVQYEIIEHWSELNEQEQLLVKKAQEASLKAYAPYSNFLVGASVLLQNGEIVTGNNQENIAYPSGLCAERVALFYVGANYPDQAVQTLVVVAKGTLVKPEDCISPCGSCRQVIAESEFRQKRPIRMILVAQNGRTFVFDKASDLLVFPFGMD, encoded by the coding sequence ATGAAACACACCCTCACGGTACAGTACGAAATCATTGAACACTGGTCTGAACTGAATGAACAGGAACAGTTATTGGTGAAAAAAGCGCAGGAAGCATCGTTAAAAGCGTATGCACCTTATAGCAATTTTCTGGTCGGAGCAAGTGTGTTGTTGCAAAACGGTGAGATCGTCACCGGAAACAACCAGGAGAATATTGCTTATCCTTCGGGCTTGTGCGCTGAGCGCGTAGCCTTGTTTTACGTTGGCGCCAATTATCCCGATCAGGCTGTTCAAACACTTGTGGTAGTGGCAAAAGGCACGTTGGTAAAACCAGAAGATTGTATTTCGCCTTGCGGTTCTTGTCGGCAAGTGATCGCTGAAAGTGAGTTCCGCCAAAAAAGACCTATCCGAATGATTTTGGTAGCGCAGAACGGTCGCACTTTTGTGTTTGATAAAGCGTCAGATTTACTCGTATTTCCCTTTGGAATGGATTGA
- a CDS encoding methylmalonyl Co-A mutase-associated GTPase MeaB, giving the protein MNEQKINDWLASRKQLRENRNAVSLFEALRSGNRTALSSSITLLESSLEKDREMAAAIIRLCLPFSGNSMRIGITGVPGVGKSSFIERFGMELIKEGKRLAVLAIDPTSERTGGSILGDKTRMQQLSQEENAFIRPSAAGNTLGGVARKTRETIILCEAAGYDTVLVETVGVGQSETMVHSMVDFFLLLLLAGAGDELQGIKRGIMEMADGLAVTKADGDNDKRAKLAQRELKNAIHLFPPTTSGWIPEVHTCSSVTGEQIDEVRNMIFRFEEHAKIKGAFQQKRKDQDRNWMHETLRSLLLEGLYLDPVIHQRMLEMEEAVRSGKISAFEAAEFIYHLYKK; this is encoded by the coding sequence ATGAATGAGCAAAAAATAAACGATTGGCTTGCTTCCCGGAAGCAATTGCGTGAAAACAGGAATGCTGTTTCGTTGTTTGAAGCATTACGTTCCGGAAACAGGACTGCGCTCAGTTCATCGATTACGTTGCTCGAAAGTTCATTGGAAAAAGACCGCGAAATGGCCGCTGCGATTATTCGATTGTGCTTGCCTTTTTCGGGAAATTCAATGCGTATTGGCATTACCGGAGTTCCTGGAGTGGGAAAAAGTTCGTTCATCGAGCGGTTTGGAATGGAACTGATCAAAGAAGGAAAACGGCTTGCTGTTCTGGCAATCGATCCTACCAGCGAGCGCACCGGTGGAAGCATCTTGGGCGATAAAACGCGCATGCAGCAGCTTTCGCAGGAAGAAAACGCCTTTATCAGGCCTTCAGCAGCCGGAAATACGCTTGGTGGCGTGGCACGCAAAACCCGTGAAACGATTATTCTGTGCGAAGCGGCCGGTTACGATACCGTGTTGGTAGAAACTGTTGGAGTAGGGCAATCGGAAACGATGGTGCATTCGATGGTTGATTTTTTCCTGTTGTTGTTATTGGCCGGTGCCGGAGACGAATTGCAGGGCATCAAACGCGGAATTATGGAAATGGCCGATGGACTGGCTGTCACAAAAGCCGATGGTGATAACGACAAACGTGCTAAACTGGCACAACGCGAATTAAAAAATGCGATTCATTTATTTCCGCCGACCACATCGGGTTGGATTCCCGAAGTACACACCTGTAGTTCCGTGACCGGAGAGCAGATTGATGAAGTTCGTAACATGATTTTTCGCTTCGAGGAACATGCCAAAATCAAAGGAGCATTTCAGCAAAAGCGTAAGGATCAGGACCGTAACTGGATGCACGAAACATTGCGTTCGCTGCTGCTCGAAGGTTTGTATCTGGACCCTGTGATTCATCAGCGAATGCTGGAAATGGAAGAAGCTGTCAGGTCAGGAAAGATCTCAGCTTTCGAAGCGGCAGAATTTATTTATCATCTATACAAAAAGTAA
- a CDS encoding phosphoglycerate mutase (2,3-diphosphoglycerate-independent), with protein sequence MSEQKVGLVILDGWGIGDGSSRDAIANAHTPVMDRLMANYPTTALITCGEQVGLPEGQMGNSEVGHLNIGAGRIVYQELTRINKSIRDGEFFEIPVLKKAFESAKISGKKVHFMGLVSNGGVHSSQDHLHALCTMAHNFGLTNVFIHAFTDGRDCDPKSGAGFIMTLEEHLARTTGRIASITGRYYAMDRDNRWERIKVAYDALVRGTGIPFTNAAEAIIGSYTRLITDEFIEAHTLHENGVPVGTIEPGDLVINFNFRTDRPREISLALTQKAFPEYDMHPLSLQYLTMTNYDSSFKKVTAIFEKDNLENTLGEIISKMERTQVRIAETEKYPHVTFFFNGGREKEFKGESRILVNSPKVATYDLQPEMSANEVKNRIIESMEKQTPDFFCLNFANPDMVGHTGVFEAIVKAVETVDTCLGEIVAKAQEKGYELLVIADHGNADVAKNPDGSPNTAHSLNPVPAVLVTNDPNVKLMPGILADVAPTILARMRIASPLEMTGKSLTQVK encoded by the coding sequence ATGAGTGAGCAAAAAGTAGGTTTGGTCATCCTTGACGGATGGGGAATCGGAGACGGAAGTTCCCGCGATGCTATCGCCAACGCACATACACCTGTGATGGATCGTCTCATGGCTAATTATCCCACTACGGCATTGATAACCTGTGGGGAACAGGTCGGATTGCCTGAAGGACAAATGGGCAATTCTGAAGTCGGGCATTTGAATATCGGTGCGGGAAGAATTGTATACCAAGAACTTACACGCATCAATAAATCGATTCGCGACGGTGAATTTTTTGAAATTCCGGTGTTGAAAAAAGCCTTCGAATCGGCGAAGATCTCGGGCAAAAAAGTACACTTCATGGGACTTGTTTCCAATGGTGGCGTTCACAGTTCACAAGATCACCTTCACGCACTCTGTACGATGGCCCATAATTTCGGGCTCACGAACGTGTTTATCCATGCATTCACCGACGGTCGTGATTGTGATCCGAAAAGCGGTGCCGGATTTATCATGACATTGGAAGAGCATCTTGCAAGAACAACCGGGCGGATCGCTTCGATTACAGGGCGTTATTATGCCATGGACCGTGATAACCGCTGGGAACGCATCAAAGTTGCTTACGATGCGCTGGTTCGTGGCACAGGAATACCGTTTACAAACGCCGCCGAAGCGATTATCGGGAGTTATACCCGTTTGATCACCGATGAATTTATCGAAGCACATACGTTACATGAAAACGGTGTGCCGGTTGGAACAATTGAACCGGGTGACCTGGTCATTAATTTTAATTTCCGCACTGATCGTCCGCGGGAAATTTCGCTGGCGTTGACCCAAAAAGCTTTTCCGGAATATGATATGCACCCGTTGTCGCTTCAGTATCTTACAATGACCAATTATGACAGCAGCTTTAAAAAAGTAACAGCCATTTTTGAGAAAGATAACCTGGAGAATACGCTCGGCGAAATTATCAGTAAAATGGAGCGCACACAGGTACGGATTGCTGAAACCGAAAAATATCCGCATGTTACCTTTTTCTTCAATGGTGGCCGCGAGAAAGAATTTAAAGGAGAATCGCGCATCCTGGTAAACTCACCCAAAGTAGCAACCTACGATTTACAGCCCGAAATGAGCGCCAATGAAGTGAAAAACCGCATCATTGAATCGATGGAAAAACAAACACCCGATTTTTTCTGTCTCAACTTCGCCAATCCTGATATGGTTGGCCATACTGGTGTTTTTGAAGCCATTGTAAAGGCAGTTGAAACGGTTGATACCTGTTTAGGTGAAATTGTAGCCAAAGCGCAGGAAAAAGGATACGAATTGCTGGTAATTGCCGATCATGGAAATGCCGATGTTGCAAAAAACCCCGACGGTAGTCCAAATACCGCTCATTCATTAAATCCAGTGCCGGCAGTGTTGGTTACCAATGATCCCAATGTGAAACTGATGCCGGGTATCCTGGCAGATGTCGCTCCTACCATCCTGGCAAGAATGCGCATTGCTTCACCTTTAGAAATGACAGGGAAATCGTTGACGCAGGTAAAATAG